The segment TGGCGTGGGCGTGCCGCTGTCGGATCGCGACCGCTGGATCGTGTCGCAGGTGGCGCCGGAGCTTCGCCGTCGCGGCCTGCTGTTCGTGGGCCTGGACGTGATCGGCGACTACCTCACCGAGATCAACGTCACATCGCCGACCTGTGCGCGCGAACTGGATGCCCAGTTCGGGCTTAATATCACCGGCCAATTGTTCGACGTCATCGAAAGCCTGAGAACCGGAAACCGCGCCGCGTGAGCCAACCTGCTGTCCGCACCGGCGCCGACATGTTCGGCGCCACGATGCTTTTCTCGCTGTTGCTGCATGGCGTGCTGATCCTCGGCATCAGCTTCAGCTATGTGAAGTCCAAGCCCAGCCTGCCCACGCTGGACGTGACCCTGGTCGATGTCGCCAATCGCGAGGCGCCGGACAAGGCCGACTTCCTGGCCCAGGCCAACAACAGCGGCGGCGGCGAGAACGACAAGGCCTCGCGCCCCTCCCAGCCATTCTCCGGCCCGCTGCCCACGCCGACGCCCGGCGTGGCGCCGCAGCCGGTCGAGGCCGCGACGCCGAAGCCGCAGGAAGCGACGCCCGACAAGCTGCTCACCACCACCGGGAACAGCCACTACAGCGTCAACACCGATACGGCCAAGCTGGAACAGAACGCGCAGGACCTGCCGAGCGCGGCCGAGGCGAAACGCAAGCAGGAAATGGCGCAGCTGGCGGCCGAGCGGCGCAACAGCATCGACAACTACGCCAAGCGACCGAAGAAGAAATTCATCTCGTCCAACACCAAGGAATACGCCTACGCCGCCTACATGCGCGGCTGGGTCGACCGAATGGAGCGCATCGGCAACCTCAATTATCCGAACGAAGCACGACGCCGCGGGCTGCATGGCGACGTGCTGCTCACGGTGACGCTCAACCGCGATGGCACGGTCAAGGGCATCGAGGTCGTGCAAAGCTCGGGCCAGCCCTTGCTGGACGCCGCCGCGCAGCGCATCGTGCGGCTCGCCGCGCCGTTCCCTGCCCTGCCGCCCGACAAGGAGCGGATCGACGAGCTGAACATCACGCGCACCTGGCAGTTCATGCCGAACGACGTGCTGAAGAGTCGATGACGAAGGAACCGTAAAGCGAAGGAATGCGCGGAGTCTTTGCTCCACCGTCCTCCGGTCCTCACTTCGCGCTAACGGGCGCTTGCCCCGCCCGAGGGCTTACAATGAGCCCATGACTGAACCCAGTTCCCAGCCCCAGTCCCTCGCCGGTCATTTCCTGATCGCCATGCCCAGCCTGGCCGAGCCGCCCTTCTCGCGCGGCGTGGCCTTCATCTGCCAGCACGACGAAGACGGCGCGGTAGGACTGCTGGTGAACCAGCTTTCCGAATATCGCCTGGGCGACGTGCTGGCGCAGATGAAGCTCGACTGCAACGACCTGGAAGTCGCCGACGCACCGGTGCTGATCGGCGGCCCCGTGCAGCAGGAGCGTGGCTTCGTGCTGCATCGCGAACCCGGCCATTGGGAATCGAGCTACCGCATCAACACCGACTGGTCGGTGACCACGTCGCGCGACATCCTGGTCGCCATGGCCAAGGGGGAAGGTCCGCGCCTGGCGGTGATGGCGCTGGGCTATGCCGGCTGGAGCGCTGGCCAGCTCGAACAGGAGCTCAAGGACAATACCTGGCTGACCGTCGAGGCGAGCGAGCGCGTGGTGTTCCATACGCCGCTGGAGGAACGCTGGAGCGCTGCCGCCGGGCTCGTCGGCGTGGACCCGCTGCAGTTGCCCGGTTACGCGGGCCACGCGTGAGAGCCTGTTTCATGGGTTTGCATAGCCCGCGTTGGTCCCCAGCGCCCGCCAGGGAGTGGGGCGCAGCGCAGCGCCTGACTGGCTGTCAGGTCAAGCGGCGCACCGCTTCCTGGCGGGCGCTGGGAACCAACCCTCCGGGCCGGGGCTGTTTGCCCACCAGCCTGCGTCATCACTCGGTCGTGTATCGACATACACTCCCTCACTCTTCCTTGGCTGGCGGGCAAACAGCCCTCGGCGCGGGCCATGCAAACCCATGAAACAGGCTCTTAGCTGTGTGTTCGGTTTCGACTATGG is part of the Dyella jiangningensis genome and harbors:
- a CDS encoding energy transducer TonB, whose translation is MSQPAVRTGADMFGATMLFSLLLHGVLILGISFSYVKSKPSLPTLDVTLVDVANREAPDKADFLAQANNSGGGENDKASRPSQPFSGPLPTPTPGVAPQPVEAATPKPQEATPDKLLTTTGNSHYSVNTDTAKLEQNAQDLPSAAEAKRKQEMAQLAAERRNSIDNYAKRPKKKFISSNTKEYAYAAYMRGWVDRMERIGNLNYPNEARRRGLHGDVLLTVTLNRDGTVKGIEVVQSSGQPLLDAAAQRIVRLAAPFPALPPDKERIDELNITRTWQFMPNDVLKSR
- a CDS encoding YqgE/AlgH family protein — translated: MTEPSSQPQSLAGHFLIAMPSLAEPPFSRGVAFICQHDEDGAVGLLVNQLSEYRLGDVLAQMKLDCNDLEVADAPVLIGGPVQQERGFVLHREPGHWESSYRINTDWSVTTSRDILVAMAKGEGPRLAVMALGYAGWSAGQLEQELKDNTWLTVEASERVVFHTPLEERWSAAAGLVGVDPLQLPGYAGHA